From Thermoleophilum album:
GCCACCAGCCGCAGGCGCGTGTCTTGGAGCGAGGCGATGTCGCGGCGACAGAGGCTGCGCGCGCGCTCGCCGCGCGCTCCGGTTTGCGCTTCCAGAAAACGCAGCGAGAGCACTTCGTCGCAGAGCGCAGCGGCGTCGCGCGCGTTGGTGGCAGTGACGAAACGCTCGATGACGCCGCGTACCCGCTCGGCGTCGCTTGGAGCCGTCGCCCAGCGCACCACCGCCACGGCGAGCGCCGCTGCGAAAACGATCGCCAGCGCCAGCGTGAGGCGTCTAGCTCTCACCGCCGACCTCCTCGGGCTCGAAGTCGAATTCGACGCCCGCGATCTCGACGGTGTCGCCAGGACGGAAGCCGGCTGCCTCGAGCTCGCGCACCACTCCGAGCCTACGCAGCCGCTGTTCGATGTATTCGAGAGCGTCGGGATTGTCGAGGTCGTGGCGCGCTATCAGCCGCTCCACTTGTGGGCCCGCCACCCTGAAGCGTCCGTCTCCCACCCGCTCGACGGTCACGACACGGTCGGCCCCGGGCCGGTAGACGCGCGCGACGACCGGTTCCGGCGCCGCAGCGGTGTCGCGGGGCACGCGCCGGAAGATCAGTCGCTTGAGCTCGTCGACCCCCCGTCCGGTCGCCGAAGACGTGACGACGACGTCGTCGGGCTGGAAGCCGTACCGCGCCGCGACCGCCGCGGCGACACGTTCGGCCTCGCCGGCGGGCAGGAGGTCGGCCTTCGAGATGCAGAGAACGCGCGGCAGTTCGGCCAGGCCGTGCCCGTGCGCGGCGAGTTCCCGCTCGACGACAGCGAAGTTCGCGACCGGGTCGGAGCCGTCGATCGGCGCACAGTCGACCACATGCACGAGCAACCGGCAGCGCTCGACGTGGGCGAGAAATTCGTGACCGAGACCGGCACCGGCGCTGGCCCCTTCGATGAGCCCGGGGATGTCGGCTACGACGAGCTGGCGACCGTCGTCGTCCTCGATCGCGCCGAGGTTCGGCTCGATCGTCGTGAACGGGTAGTCGGCAACCCGCGGCCGCGCCCGCGTCAGCCGTCGCAACAGCGACGACTTGCCGGCGTTGGGAAGGCCGACGAGGCCGGCGTCGGCGAGCAGTTTGAGCTCCAGCCGCAGCGTCCGCTCTTCGCCGGGCAAGCCGCGCTCGGCGAAGCGGGGCGCCTGGCGAGTGGGAGTAGCGAACCGCCGGTTGCCGCGCCCGCCGGCGCCGCCGCGCGCGACCACCACCCGCTGGCCCGGCGCCAACAGCTCGAAACGCTCGCCCGTGCTCGCATCGGTAGCCACGGTCCCGGGCGGCACGGGCAGCTCGACGTCCTCCCCCCGTCGCCCGTGGCGCTCGGCGCCGCGCCCGTGCTGGCCGCGGCCGGCCACGTAGCGGCGCTTGCGCAGGTAGGCACGGAGGTCGCGCAGATCGCCGTCGCAGACAAGAACGACGTCGCCGCCGCGACCACCGTCGCCGCCGTCCGGACCGCCTTTCGGTACGTACGCCTCGCGCCGGAACGACACGCAGCCGTCACCGCCCGCGCCGGCGCGGACATGTATCTCGGCGCGATCGCAGAACAACCGCTGCCGCCTACGAGGGCGGCACCACGTGAACCAGCCGCCCGCGGCGACCGCGCGTGAACTTCACGACACCTGGTCGCAAGGCGAACAGCGTGTGGTCGCGACCGATACCGACACCGTCGCCCGGCTTGAAGGGCGTCCCCCGCTGGCGCACGAGGATCTCGCCGCCGCTCACGACCTCGCCAGCGAACACCTTGACGCCGAGGCGCTTGGCCTCCGAGTCACGCCCGTTGCGGCTGGAACCGAGTCCTTTCTTATGAGCCATCGCCCTGCTTCTTTTCGGACTTGGAGCTACGCGTGCCGGTCATAGCGATCTTCGTGACCTCGAGCCGTGTCAGTTCGGCCCGGAAACCGGTGCGGCGCTTGTAGCCCTTCTTCGGTTTGAACTTGAGGATACGCAGCTTCGGCCCGCGCTCGTGCTGTTTCACTACAGCCTCGACGCGAGCCTTGGCGAGCGCTTTGGCGTCGAGCACGACGTCGCCACCGTCGGGGCGCACGAGCAGCGGCTCGAGTTCGACCCGCTCGCCCGGCTCGGCGTGCAACCGATCGACCAGCAGCTGCTGGCCTTCGGCGACCCGATATTGCTTGCCTTGAACTCTGACTACTGCGTACACGACGACTCCACCCCGCCGCTGGCGAGAACGAGCCGGCAGTCTAGCGAGCGAGCGGACCCCTTGGCCGGCGGCTGCGAGCCCCGCTAGCCCAGCTCAGGCGCTCGCGGCGCTGCGCCGCCGCGCTCGACGTCCGCCTCGCCGCGTCGCTCCGCCGTCCGCAGGGTCGCTGTCGCTGCTCGCGCCGCCCTCTGCGACGAGCGTCGCCTCCGCCGAAGAGCGGCCCACCCGCTCGATCCGCACCAGCACCTTCTGGCCGACGAGGCCGGCAGCGCCGCGTACAGCCACCACATAGCCGTCGAGCTTGGCTACAGCGTCGTCCTCGTTGTACATGTGCGGCTCGACCAGCTCGACGAACACCTCGTCGCCCTCGCGGAACGGCAGCGCCCGCTCGGCGATCTCGTCGAGCGTCCCCTCGGCCACGACCTCCATGTGGTCGATCGGCAGCGCTTCCGTGCCCTCGAAGTGGAAACGCTTCCCGGTTTCGGTCTCGATCTCGTCGATCCAGTGGTCGGGCGAACGGGTGAGCAGCGCCGAGACGCGCGGGTGCATACGCACCAACAACGCCTCCGCACCAGGGTGAGCGAACGCGGTCTCGCGCAGCCAGCGGGCAGCCTGCAGCGCCACCGTCTCCTCGCTCAGCACCACCCCCTCGCCGGCACAGGTAGGACACGGCTTGGTGAGGATCCCGCGCACACCTTCGGTGACGTTCTGGCGCGTCATCTCGACCAGCCCGAGCGGCGAGACCTCGACGACATAGGTCTTCGTGCGGTCGCGCTCAAGCGCCTCGCGCAGGCGCCGCAGCACCGCGTCGCGGTTGCGCGCGCGAGCCATGTCAATGAAGTCGATGACGATGATCCCGCCGATGTCGCGTAGCCGCAGCTGGCGGACGATCTCTTCGGCCGCTTCGAGGTTGGTCTTGGTGATCGTGTCCTCGAGGCGCGCGCCCTTGCCACGGCCGGTGAACGACCCGGAGTTGACGTCGATCACGGTCATCGCCTCGGCGTAATCGAACACGAGATAACCGCCCGACGGCAGGTCGACGCGCCGCTCGAGGGTCGAGCGCAAGGCGCGCTCGACCCCGAAGCGCTCGAAGAGCGGTGGTTCGCCGCTGTCGAGCTCGACGCGGTCGACAAGATCAGGCGCCGTGCGGCTAAGGAAGCTGACAAGCCGCTCGTGTGCCTTCTGGTCGTCGACCAGCGCGCGCTCGAACTCGCTCGAGAAGATGTCGCGCACGACGCGGACCGGAAGATCGGCCTCCTGGAAAACCAGCGCCGGCGCATCGGCGCGCTCGGCACGTTCGCGCAGGATGTCGTAGAGCATCCGCAAGTAGAGGATCTCGCGTTCGAAGTCGCCGCGCTCCGTTCCCTGGGCGGCCGTGCGGACGATCCATCCGCCCTCCGGCAGGTCGATCTTCTGCAGCTCGCGGCGCAGACGGGCGCGCTCTTGGTCGTCGAGCCGGCGCGAGACGCCGATCCCTTCGCCCTGCGGAACGTAGACGAGGTAGCGCCCGGCTATCGACAGCTGCATCGACAGCCGCGGCCCTTTTGTCTTCAGCGGATCCTTGACGACCTGCACGAGGATCTCCTGCCCGTGACGAAGCAGCTCCGAGATCCTCTTGCCCTTGCCGGAGCGTCCGCGCCGCGCGACCTCGACGCCCGGCAGAACGATGTCGTCGGAGTGCAAAAAGCCGTTCTTCTCGAGCCCGATGTCGACGAACGCCGCCTCGAGCCCGGGCAGGACGTTGTCGACGCGGCCTTTGTAGATGTTGCCGACGATCGAGCGCGCGCCGCGCCGCTCGACGTAGATCTCGGCGACGCGCCAGTCGGCGGGCTGCCTGCTACGGGCGGAGCGCGAACGCGAGCGTCCTCGACCGCCGACGCTGCCCTCGGCCTCGAGAATCGCCACCCGCGTTTCGCCGCGGTCGACCGCAACGAGTACCTGCTTTCTCAAGTTTCCGTCCTCTCGTGTCGAAGGTCCGTCCTTGCATCACGCGACCGCCTTCGCCAACGAGAGCTCGCGGGACCTAGCGTGGATCGACTGCAAAAGCCCTAGCGCCAAGAGCGTGACGATCACCGAAGAACCGCCGTAGCTGAGGAGCGGCAGCGGCACGCCGGTGATCGGCGCGAGGCCGATCGTCATGCCCACGTTCACGAAGACTTGGAACATGAGCATCGCGGTCACTCCGGCCGCCAGCAGCGCCCCGAAGAGGTTCTTCGCCAGCGTCACCACTCTCAGCGCCCGCCAGATCAGGAGCGCGTAGAGACTGAGCACTAACGCCGCCCCGACGAAACCGAAGACCTCGCCGACCACCGCGAAGATGAAGTCGGTGTGGTGTTCGGGTAGGAAGTTGAGCTTCGTCTGTGTCGCCTCGCTGCCACGGCCGGTCTTCCCGCCGGCACCGATCGCTGTGAGCGACTGGTTTACCTGGTAGCCCTCTTCGCGCGGGTCGGCGGTCGGGTGAAGGAACGCCGTGAGGCGGTCGCGCTGGTAGGGCTTGAGCACCTCGACCCCGACCGCCGGGGCGACCACGAGCGCAAAAACGGCTGCGCTCACCCCCACGGCAGCTAGCGCCGCCAGATGGCTCCAGCGCGTTCCAGCGACGAAAAGGACGGCACCGGTAATGGCGAGATAGACGAGACCCGTTCCCAGATCGGGCTGGGCTACGACGAGGGTCGCCGGCCCCAAGCCGAGGAGCGTGACCTTCACCGTGGTCTGCCGCTCGTGCAGCTGCCGGATCCTGTCGACGACGAAGCCGGCGAGAGCGACCACGAGCAACAGCTTGCCCAGCTCCGAGGGTTGAAAGTTGAAGAACGGCAGTTCGATCCAGCGCCGAGACCCGCGCGCCGCCGACCCGATCGCGAACACCGCGACGATCGAGCCGATCATCCCGAGGTAGATAGCGTTGCGGTACTCGCGCAGGCGCGAGTAGTCGATCCGCGAGACCGCCAGCATCAGGACCAGCCCGACGACGCCGTAGGCGAGCTGGCGCCACACGTAGTAGTAGGGCTGCCCCGGGATGTCGCCCGTCGTCGCCTCGAGCAGCACGACGATGCTCGCGGCGAGCAAACCCACCGTCGCGACGAGCATGAGCGGGTCGACGCCGGCCAGCAGCCGCGTGGGCTGCCAAACCGTCCCGCGAGGTCTCGTTGCTACCGAAGACGCGTACATCGCGTTGGTGCGACCCTAGCCTGCCCGGTGACGGGACGCT
This genomic window contains:
- the obgE gene encoding GTPase ObgE: MFCDRAEIHVRAGAGGDGCVSFRREAYVPKGGPDGGDGGRGGDVVLVCDGDLRDLRAYLRKRRYVAGRGQHGRGAERHGRRGEDVELPVPPGTVATDASTGERFELLAPGQRVVVARGGAGGRGNRRFATPTRQAPRFAERGLPGEERTLRLELKLLADAGLVGLPNAGKSSLLRRLTRARPRVADYPFTTIEPNLGAIEDDDGRQLVVADIPGLIEGASAGAGLGHEFLAHVERCRLLVHVVDCAPIDGSDPVANFAVVERELAAHGHGLAELPRVLCISKADLLPAGEAERVAAAVAARYGFQPDDVVVTSSATGRGVDELKRLIFRRVPRDTAAAPEPVVARVYRPGADRVVTVERVGDGRFRVAGPQVERLIARHDLDNPDALEYIEQRLRRLGVVRELEAAGFRPGDTVEIAGVEFDFEPEEVGGES
- the rpmA gene encoding 50S ribosomal protein L27, with translation MAHKKGLGSSRNGRDSEAKRLGVKVFAGEVVSGGEILVRQRGTPFKPGDGVGIGRDHTLFALRPGVVKFTRGRRGRLVHVVPPS
- the rplU gene encoding 50S ribosomal protein L21 — protein: MYAVVRVQGKQYRVAEGQQLLVDRLHAEPGERVELEPLLVRPDGGDVVLDAKALAKARVEAVVKQHERGPKLRILKFKPKKGYKRRTGFRAELTRLEVTKIAMTGTRSSKSEKKQGDGS
- a CDS encoding Rne/Rng family ribonuclease, whose amino-acid sequence is MRKQVLVAVDRGETRVAILEAEGSVGGRGRSRSRSARSRQPADWRVAEIYVERRGARSIVGNIYKGRVDNVLPGLEAAFVDIGLEKNGFLHSDDIVLPGVEVARRGRSGKGKRISELLRHGQEILVQVVKDPLKTKGPRLSMQLSIAGRYLVYVPQGEGIGVSRRLDDQERARLRRELQKIDLPEGGWIVRTAAQGTERGDFEREILYLRMLYDILRERAERADAPALVFQEADLPVRVVRDIFSSEFERALVDDQKAHERLVSFLSRTAPDLVDRVELDSGEPPLFERFGVERALRSTLERRVDLPSGGYLVFDYAEAMTVIDVNSGSFTGRGKGARLEDTITKTNLEAAEEIVRQLRLRDIGGIIVIDFIDMARARNRDAVLRRLREALERDRTKTYVVEVSPLGLVEMTRQNVTEGVRGILTKPCPTCAGEGVVLSEETVALQAARWLRETAFAHPGAEALLVRMHPRVSALLTRSPDHWIDEIETETGKRFHFEGTEALPIDHMEVVAEGTLDEIAERALPFREGDEVFVELVEPHMYNEDDAVAKLDGYVVAVRGAAGLVGQKVLVRIERVGRSSAEATLVAEGGASSDSDPADGGATRRGGRRARRRSAASA
- the rodA gene encoding rod shape-determining protein RodA; the encoded protein is MGLLAASIVVLLEATTGDIPGQPYYYVWRQLAYGVVGLVLMLAVSRIDYSRLREYRNAIYLGMIGSIVAVFAIGSAARGSRRWIELPFFNFQPSELGKLLLVVALAGFVVDRIRQLHERQTTVKVTLLGLGPATLVVAQPDLGTGLVYLAITGAVLFVAGTRWSHLAALAAVGVSAAVFALVVAPAVGVEVLKPYQRDRLTAFLHPTADPREEGYQVNQSLTAIGAGGKTGRGSEATQTKLNFLPEHHTDFIFAVVGEVFGFVGAALVLSLYALLIWRALRVVTLAKNLFGALLAAGVTAMLMFQVFVNVGMTIGLAPITGVPLPLLSYGGSSVIVTLLALGLLQSIHARSRELSLAKAVA